catgagggggcgtgttagagtTACTTGACTATTGCTTCATGACATTGTATCAAAGGTCATTTATGATTAAGTGATTTTCAATCTTTATTGCcttaattattctaataaaaaattgaatttcaaataGGTGAGTTACACTTCAATGAcatattagaaatataatatgtaAACATTCATGTTTCTTTTATCCATTAATAAAACCATTTCCTGTTCATTTCAATGAAATTATCCTGTTTAGATTATGAGTTACAGAATGAAAATTCCTGACCATATTGGCAGCTATCATGCAAATGGTCTGGTGGTGGAGATGCACATGCATCAACCATGGTGTTGCTGACTTACATGTCTAACTACGCATGGCATGCAAAAGTGGTGTTAACCTTAGCAGCCTTTGCTGTTATCTCTGGGGAGTTTTGGCTTGTTGCCAATATGAGTGCTGCAAATACACTTGCTAAGTCTGTGGCCCTCCTCAAGCAACTCCCTGACATGGTAGAGAATTCTGCATCTCTGAGACCCCAGTTCGATGCGCTCAATAAGCTCGTGAAGGCAGCGCTGGATGTAACCTATTGCATCATTGAGTTCAAGGAGCTACCATCTGAGTACATTTCAGAGGACATGCCTCCTATGTCTGTTGCAAGTGCTCATATTCCTATTGCTGCCTATTGGGTCATTAGGAGTATTGTGGCTTGTGCCTCACAAATTGCACTTCTCATAGGCAGTAGACATGAGTAAGCATAGCTCATTCACTATCAATCACTTGAACCAACTTAGAGCATGTTTGCAAATCATTCTAcgattgattctaaagccaaagTCAATTATGGGAATAAGCTTCGCGAGTGGCTTCTTgatgtcagaattgattatgcGGAAAATAGGCTGatacaaacatgctattaataacttgctattaatatatatatatatatatatatatatatatatatatatatatatatatatatatttttaaataatagtgACCCTTGTTTTAACTATTGCAGGGCCATTTCGTCAGCCACAGAGGCATGGGAATTGTCTAGTCTGGCTCACAAAGTCACAAGTATACATGAGCACCTCAAGAATCAATTGGAACTTTGCTACCAATATATAGGTGAGCACGTcattgaaaatataattagaAACTTAATTAATTTGGATATATGTTAACGAATTCATTCAAGATTCTGGACTTAGTATGAAATCAAAACGTTGTACCAAAACTTACTTGTAGCATGTTcggattaatttattttcaatcggaatcaatttttgcactcaaaagctactcacAATAGGCAGTAGCTTCtccaaaaaattgattttggctgCAGAATCATGTCTAGGAGGGTTTCCAAACATAAATTTGGATATATGTTACCTGAGCTCAAGATTCTGCTTGCAGCATTTTATGCTTAATGAGAAATTCAAACCTTGTAGCGGAACTTATTTATGGATTTTGTCTCTGTTGAGGGTTTCTAAAGACAAGgataaaattttatatataaagCAGCAAAATTTGACACTTGCATCCTTACCCATGCAGATGACAAGAGGCATGTAGAGGCCTTTCATAATCTGATTCGCCTTTTCGAGACAAGCCATGTAGACAACATGAAAATCCTCAGAGCACTGATATATCCAAAGGATGATATTCCTCCACTTATAGATGGAACTACAAAATCAAAGGTCTGTAATTGTATTCAATTCTATTAACATGTAATTAATCctttgaaaatatattttgtaACATTGACTTATTGACAAGCAGGTTAGTCTTGAGGTACTAAGGAGGAAGCATGTGTTGCTGCTGATATCAGATCTTGATCTTGCACAAGAAGAGATCATGGTACTTGACAATTTGTACAAAGATGCGCGATCGAGGGGTGAGATGCACTACGAGATGGTGTGGATCCCAGTTGTGGACAAAGCAACCTGGAATGATGTTAACAAGCAGAAATTTGAGTATTTGCAGTCACTGATGGCCTGGCACAGTGTTCGTGATCCTTTCATCATCGAACCATCAGTGATAAGGTACAACAAAGAAGTGTGGAATTTCACAAAGAGAGCTATTGTGGTGGCCCTTGATCCACAAGGCAGATTATCCTCCCCAAATGCTCTCCACATGATATGGATCTGGGGCAATTTGGCCTTCCCATTTACACGTGAGAAAGAAGAATCCTTGTGGAAGCAAGAGATTTGGAGCCTTGAGCTACTTGTTGATGGCATTGATCCTATGGTTTTGGAATGGGTAACAATATTAACTTCAATTCtacaattaaatttatatataagAATCACCTATATCTAATCTAATAGAGTGCGAGCCTCGGCGCAAACATAAGGTTAAGGTTGTTGCCTTGTGACTTTGCGGTCATAGGCTCGAACTGTGAAATCAGCCTAGTGCAAAATGCAATGTAAGGTTTCTTACATTGGATCCACAAAATGTATTTGGCCCTCAGTGAACTTCGTGCATAGCGAGAGCTTTATAACACCAGGTTTACCTATATTCCAAATTTCATATAAGGTttggttgcttcaagtggtacatgtttgattctcCTTAAACAAGGTCTCAGGTTTGAGACCTGTGAATGGAAAAACCTTCGCTGAATATATAATATCCTAATTACAAATCAGATATATCAACTGATCTCAGTAAACATATAGTTTCTCTTATATCCAAATTCTGTTATGTATTGACACTataattaatgttaattttgCCTTTGTTGCAGATGGCAGAAGAAAAAATTGTGTGCCTATATGGAGGTGAAGATCTTGAGTGGATTGAAACATTCACAGCCACTGCAATGAATGTTGCAAGAGCTGGCAAATTCGATCTGGAGATGGTTTATGTTGGAAAAAGCAATGCTAAAGAAAGGATGCAGAGAATGATCAGCACCTTTGCCAACAGAAAGTTCAGTTACTTTTGGCCTAATGTCACATCCATTTGGTTCTTCTGGGCAAGGTTGGAGAGCATGTTGTATTCCAAGTTGCAGCATGGAAGCACAGTTGAGAATGATCCAATCATGAGCGAGGTCATGACCGTGCTTAGCTTCGATGGAAGCGACCGAGGGTGGGCGATTTTCTGTAGAGGGGCATCTGAAATGGCTAGAGCTAAAGGTGACACTGCTCTAACAAGTTTGAGAGATTTTGAT
This is a stretch of genomic DNA from Lotus japonicus ecotype B-129 chromosome 1, LjGifu_v1.2. It encodes these proteins:
- the LOC130727257 gene encoding protein SIEVE ELEMENT OCCLUSION B-like, which encodes MASNPHSHAPRKMQQRKERRMFSASDDSAMMKQVQGTHAPDGREIDVKHIIQIVDEILIQVIARGVEGHDVKREQETLEISAALAEFDMLDSLAIVINKISCELSCKWSGGGDAHASTMVLLTYMSNYAWHAKVVLTLAAFAVISGEFWLVANMSAANTLAKSVALLKQLPDMVENSASLRPQFDALNKLVKAALDVTYCIIEFKELPSEYISEDMPPMSVASAHIPIAAYWVIRSIVACASQIALLIGSRHEAISSATEAWELSSLAHKVTSIHEHLKNQLELCYQYIDDKRHVEAFHNLIRLFETSHVDNMKILRALIYPKDDIPPLIDGTTKSKVSLEVLRRKHVLLLISDLDLAQEEIMVLDNLYKDARSRGEMHYEMVWIPVVDKATWNDVNKQKFEYLQSLMAWHSVRDPFIIEPSVIRYNKEVWNFTKRAIVVALDPQGRLSSPNALHMIWIWGNLAFPFTREKEESLWKQEIWSLELLVDGIDPMVLEWMAEEKIVCLYGGEDLEWIETFTATAMNVARAGKFDLEMVYVGKSNAKERMQRMISTFANRKFSYFWPNVTSIWFFWARLESMLYSKLQHGSTVENDPIMSEVMTVLSFDGSDRGWAIFCRGASEMARAKGDTALTSLRDFDKWKHKIEQDGLVPALNDYLHQIHTPDHCNRLILPGSTGGIPEKVVCAECGRQMEKYFMYRCCVE